One genomic region from Melioribacteraceae bacterium encodes:
- a CDS encoding M1 family metallopeptidase, which translates to MQKSFKTFLLILSITSFLFSSITAQTKLYIPGNIQKAYGKGTRSFDGKPGPNYWINRSDYTIKAELIPSSRTVNGHAWITFYNNSPDSLNTFAFRLYQDMMKKGSPRDFSVNPLDVTDGIKIDTLIINNNGIDFNSKSYRVVRTGTNLIIANYPTKVPPKGFAKIEVRWSVVIPKETRIRMGAYDENTFFVAYWYPQVVVYDDVDGWDRQEYTGNTEFYNDFGNFDVELTVPGNNLVWATGVLQNAEDLLHPEVFKRYQKAQNSDEIVAIVTKEDLSNNSVTNGKEKNIWHFKAEKVPDFSFGTSDKYVWDGSAVEVDYTTGRKVFVDACYEHGIKYQDEVALFARLSIEYLSNEWPGIPYPYPKMTVFNGEQTRGGGMETPMMCNNGTYPNRAGQIGVTIHEISHTYMPFYMGINERKYSFMDEGWATFLTFDLVKRMEPDGDELPQTVSMLSMLLGNEYMIPVMTPSYSNKTQGTGLLFYQQPALAYLILRDFMGEELFKKALHDYMNNWNGKHPIPYDFFFTFDRIAGEDLSWFWKPWFFETGFADLSVDRVNFDKEKNATVIIKNLGSYPVPIDLKITYKDGATETLHKQANVWKSGDSVYRFDIGKRKEFTKIELISLLGPDSNKSNNLYELK; encoded by the coding sequence ATGCAGAAATCCTTTAAAACATTCCTTCTTATCCTTTCGATTACTTCTTTCCTGTTCAGTTCAATTACAGCACAGACCAAACTATATATACCGGGAAATATTCAAAAAGCTTATGGCAAAGGAACCCGTTCTTTCGACGGAAAACCCGGCCCGAATTACTGGATCAACCGATCGGACTATACAATAAAAGCAGAATTGATCCCTTCTTCAAGAACCGTTAATGGTCATGCCTGGATTACTTTTTACAACAACAGTCCCGACTCTCTCAATACATTTGCTTTCCGACTTTATCAGGATATGATGAAAAAGGGAAGCCCGCGCGACTTTTCAGTAAATCCACTTGATGTAACAGACGGGATAAAGATCGATACATTGATAATTAACAACAACGGAATTGACTTTAATTCAAAATCATACAGAGTTGTGCGAACCGGAACAAATCTTATCATCGCCAATTATCCGACCAAAGTACCGCCGAAAGGTTTTGCAAAAATCGAGGTGAGGTGGAGCGTTGTAATTCCAAAAGAAACTCGCATTAGAATGGGCGCTTATGACGAAAATACTTTCTTTGTTGCTTACTGGTATCCGCAGGTGGTAGTATATGATGATGTAGACGGCTGGGATCGGCAGGAGTATACGGGCAACACGGAGTTCTATAACGACTTCGGAAATTTTGACGTTGAGCTTACAGTGCCTGGCAATAATTTAGTGTGGGCGACAGGCGTCCTTCAAAATGCGGAAGATCTGTTACACCCGGAAGTTTTTAAGCGTTATCAGAAGGCACAGAATTCCGACGAGATCGTTGCGATTGTAACAAAAGAGGATTTAAGTAATAATTCTGTTACCAACGGTAAAGAAAAAAACATTTGGCACTTTAAAGCTGAAAAGGTTCCTGATTTTTCTTTCGGCACGAGCGACAAATATGTGTGGGACGGATCCGCGGTTGAAGTCGATTATACTACCGGCAGAAAAGTATTTGTTGATGCCTGCTATGAGCACGGCATAAAATATCAGGATGAGGTTGCTTTATTTGCCCGCCTTTCTATCGAATATCTTTCGAATGAATGGCCGGGCATTCCGTATCCTTATCCTAAGATGACAGTTTTTAACGGCGAGCAAACACGCGGCGGAGGAATGGAAACCCCGATGATGTGTAACAACGGCACTTATCCCAACAGAGCCGGACAGATCGGAGTTACTATTCATGAAATTTCACATACTTATATGCCGTTTTACATGGGCATAAACGAAAGGAAATATTCTTTTATGGACGAAGGCTGGGCCACATTCCTTACGTTCGATCTCGTTAAAAGAATGGAGCCGGATGGAGACGAGCTTCCGCAAACAGTCTCTATGCTTTCCATGCTTCTCGGAAATGAATATATGATTCCAGTTATGACTCCTTCTTATTCTAACAAGACACAGGGAACCGGACTTCTTTTCTATCAACAGCCCGCCCTCGCATATCTTATCCTTAGAGATTTTATGGGAGAGGAACTGTTCAAAAAAGCTCTTCACGATTACATGAACAACTGGAACGGAAAGCATCCCATTCCTTATGATTTCTTTTTTACGTTCGACCGGATTGCCGGGGAAGACCTCAGCTGGTTCTGGAAACCCTGGTTTTTTGAGACCGGATTTGCAGACCTCTCCGTTGATAGGGTTAATTTTGATAAAGAAAAAAATGCGACCGTAATTATTAAAAACCTGGGAAGCTATCCCGTACCGATCGATTTGAAAATAACATATAAAGACGGAGCAACCGAAACACTTCACAAACAGGCTAACGTTTGGAAAAGCGGGGATAGCGTCTATCGCTTTGATATTGGAAAAAGAAAAGAGTTTACGAAGATTGAATTAATCTCTCTACTCGGCCCGGATTCTAACAAGTCGAACAATCTGTATGAGCTTAAATAG
- a CDS encoding S8 family serine peptidase, whose protein sequence is MKKLFFLFCLWNTAVLPQQEIISRNGTYYLSNTVMIKLKENLREGLLQSKIVRDITPVKLENVFPNESPALYKSAAPLSNIYKLEYLSNDDPVEVASRIKKITGILWAEPKYVRRVVYTPNDTRYNSNEQKNLKRIFADSAWSISKGDTNVVVAIIDTGVDWTHPDLSSNIFKNRNEIPGNGTDEDDGGAFPDDTNGWDFGGLDGTPDNNPVEDPSWRNSYHGTHVAGIAGASTDNSIGIASIGFNCRILPVKVSRSDLRDANDYPFVVYGYEGIQYAADKGAKVINCSWGGYSSSEFEQEVINYAVSKGALVVAAAGNDAEEIPFYPASYSGVLSVGWLNTDNDTRSIAANYGKTVDVMAPGTSILSTWQRDSNNNNQLYGYSGGSSMASPLVAGLAGLVFSKFGNQFVSPLQVAEQIRITADNVDAQNPGYEMQLGRGRINAQRALSETGSPSVRGINVAFIEIGNGNGIYQAGETAEIDLTFINYLAPTSNIYITLESDDPAVEITQSVFNTSLGTMESVSNGSNRFGFIIKENSPVDHTVNFVLRYSATGYSDFQILSLKINIPLETHSTSKIQMSITSKGTLGFNDYSSNKEGVGFRFMNGGNLMFEGAFMFGTSSSKVMDAARIDQAQSADFKTVYPIKFASPGVTAFQEGYTNFDDSGNNNRIGISTHLYSYSYNTPPEENYIILRTALNNSAGQNIENLYAGFFIDWDIPAEDYANNRTLYDAEGNFAYAYNTNNPNVYVGTALISHNNFGYYPIKNDASSGEVILFDGNGFTDIEKYTTLSSGLANSSPVSGDISYVVSGGPFSIASGQTESIAFAIAAASTLSELRSAIVRSREKYRNDIPTGIEKTEEPPTDFSLVQNYPNPFNPSTTIEYSIPSEGFVTLKVYDTLGREIRTLISKFQEPGKYKVAFNGSDLSSGIYFYTLKTGNRIKSAKMVLVK, encoded by the coding sequence GTGAAGAAATTATTTTTTCTCTTTTGCCTTTGGAATACAGCCGTTTTGCCGCAGCAGGAAATTATCAGCAGGAACGGCACTTATTATTTGTCCAACACCGTTATGATTAAGCTGAAAGAGAATTTGCGGGAGGGCTTGCTGCAATCGAAAATTGTGCGGGATATAACTCCCGTTAAACTTGAAAATGTATTTCCAAATGAATCTCCGGCGCTTTATAAATCGGCCGCGCCGCTTAGCAATATTTACAAGCTTGAATATTTATCGAACGACGACCCCGTGGAAGTTGCGTCACGAATTAAGAAAATTACAGGCATTCTGTGGGCCGAACCGAAATATGTCCGCCGGGTTGTCTATACGCCGAACGATACACGCTACAATTCGAATGAACAGAAAAATTTAAAAAGGATTTTTGCGGATTCCGCCTGGAGCATTTCGAAGGGGGATACGAATGTTGTTGTCGCAATAATTGATACGGGCGTTGACTGGACTCATCCCGATCTTTCCTCTAATATTTTTAAGAACAGAAATGAAATACCGGGCAATGGAACCGACGAGGATGACGGCGGCGCTTTTCCAGATGATACAAACGGCTGGGATTTCGGAGGACTTGACGGCACACCGGACAATAATCCCGTCGAAGATCCATCGTGGAGAAATTCATATCACGGAACACACGTGGCCGGGATTGCAGGCGCTTCAACCGATAATTCTATTGGAATTGCATCGATCGGATTCAACTGCCGAATTCTTCCTGTGAAAGTTTCGCGCAGCGATCTCCGCGACGCCAATGATTATCCGTTTGTTGTTTACGGTTACGAGGGGATACAATATGCGGCTGATAAAGGGGCCAAAGTAATTAATTGCAGCTGGGGCGGATACAGCTCGTCCGAGTTTGAACAGGAAGTAATTAATTATGCCGTTTCTAAAGGAGCGCTAGTAGTTGCCGCCGCAGGGAATGATGCCGAAGAGATTCCTTTTTATCCGGCAAGTTACTCAGGAGTTCTCTCGGTCGGATGGCTCAACACCGATAATGATACGCGGAGTATCGCGGCTAATTACGGAAAAACGGTTGATGTTATGGCGCCGGGTACTTCAATCCTTTCAACGTGGCAGCGCGACTCTAACAACAATAATCAGCTTTATGGTTATTCGGGCGGCTCTTCGATGGCATCTCCTCTTGTAGCAGGACTGGCGGGATTGGTCTTTTCAAAATTCGGGAATCAGTTTGTATCACCCCTTCAGGTTGCCGAGCAGATTAGGATTACCGCGGATAATGTTGATGCTCAGAATCCCGGCTATGAAATGCAGTTGGGAAGAGGCAGGATAAACGCGCAAAGAGCTTTGAGTGAAACAGGAAGTCCCTCTGTGCGTGGAATTAATGTAGCTTTTATAGAGATTGGAAACGGAAACGGAATTTATCAGGCGGGGGAAACAGCTGAAATTGATCTTACATTTATCAATTACCTTGCACCGACCTCTAATATTTATATAACATTGGAAAGCGATGATCCTGCCGTTGAAATTACTCAGTCGGTTTTTAATACATCACTAGGAACAATGGAGTCCGTTTCCAACGGCAGCAACAGATTCGGGTTTATTATAAAAGAAAATTCACCGGTTGATCACACGGTCAACTTTGTATTAAGATATTCCGCGACGGGATACTCGGATTTTCAGATTTTATCACTTAAGATTAATATACCGCTCGAAACACATTCAACAAGTAAAATACAGATGAGTATAACAAGCAAAGGCACTCTCGGATTTAACGACTACAGTTCAAATAAAGAGGGAGTCGGTTTCCGCTTCATGAACGGAGGGAATCTTATGTTCGAAGGGGCGTTTATGTTTGGTACATCCTCTTCGAAAGTAATGGATGCCGCCAGAATTGACCAGGCGCAGAGCGCTGATTTTAAAACAGTTTACCCGATCAAATTCGCTAGTCCCGGTGTTACGGCCTTTCAGGAGGGTTATACAAATTTTGACGACAGCGGAAACAATAACAGAATCGGAATATCGACGCATTTATATTCGTACAGCTATAACACACCTCCCGAAGAGAACTATATTATATTAAGGACAGCCCTCAATAATTCAGCCGGTCAGAACATAGAGAATCTTTATGCCGGATTTTTTATTGATTGGGATATTCCCGCCGAAGACTATGCAAATAACCGGACGCTTTATGACGCGGAAGGAAATTTCGCGTATGCATATAACACGAACAATCCGAATGTTTATGTTGGGACAGCTCTTATCTCGCATAATAATTTCGGTTACTACCCGATTAAGAACGATGCTTCTTCGGGTGAAGTTATATTGTTCGACGGCAACGGTTTTACGGATATCGAAAAATATACTACTCTTTCAAGCGGTTTGGCAAACAGCTCGCCCGTTTCAGGGGATATCTCTTATGTTGTTAGCGGAGGACCGTTCAGCATCGCGTCCGGACAAACAGAGAGCATCGCGTTTGCCATTGCAGCCGCATCAACATTAAGTGAGTTGAGAAGCGCGATTGTAAGAAGCAGGGAAAAATACAGGAACGACATTCCCACCGGAATTGAAAAAACAGAAGAGCCGCCAACTGACTTCAGCCTTGTCCAGAATTATCCCAATCCTTTTAATCCCTCAACAACAATAGAATATTCAATACCTTCCGAAGGATTTGTAACTTTAAAAGTATACGACACGCTTGGCAGAGAAATAAGAACGCTTATAAGTAAGTTTCAGGAACCGGGAAAATATAAAGTTGCTTTCAACGGATCTGATTTAAGCAGCGGAATTTATTTCTACACGCTGAAAACAGGCAACAGGATTAAATCGGCCAAGATGGTCCTTGTTAAATGA